Proteins from one Belonocnema kinseyi isolate 2016_QV_RU_SX_M_011 chromosome 8, B_treatae_v1, whole genome shotgun sequence genomic window:
- the LOC117177990 gene encoding valacyclovir hydrolase-like yields the protein MKSLSSIMWATSNKFSFSLGKKLLNNVRKKLVIKSNMLTSSYSTSTKPGHTIKEGKVNVDGIDINCVQVGAGEHPVLLLPGVMGTCWTDFKPQIENFPRDKFKIVAWDPPGYGKSRPPDRKFPEDFFQRDAEWGNNLMKTLGHSTFSLLGWSDGGITALILASKFSENVRKMIVVGANAYVLPDELKMYEKIRNIDSWSARMKEPLLAIYGEDYFRKTWAAWIDSITEIYKKNNGDICKNDVARIKCPTLIVHGKKDVMVDFEHPFYLNKHIKNSQTRIFEQGAHNLHLRYPEEFNKLATDFFMEKSKI from the exons ATGAAAAGTCTCTCATCGATAATGTGGGCAACAAGTAATAAATTCTCCTTTAGTTTaggaaaaaagcttttaaataatgTGAGAAAAAAGTTAGTGATCAAGTCAAATATGCTAACTTCAAGTTATTCTACAAGCACAAAACCTGGTCATACGATTAag gaaGGAAAAGTCAATGTCGATGGCATTGACATCAACTGTGTTCAGGTTGGTGCTGGAGAACATCCGGTTCTGTTGCTACCAGGTGTAATGG GAACATGCTGGACGGACTTTAAAccgcaaatagaaaattttcccaGGGACAAATTTAAAATCGTAGCATGGGATCCCCCGGGTTATGGAAAATCCAGACCACCTGATCGAAAATTTCCGGAAGATTTTTTTCAACGAGATGCTGAATGGGGAAACAATTTAATGAAAACACTCGGTCATTCAACATTTTCGTTGCTCGGCTGGAGCGATGGTGGCATAACGGCTCTGATTCTCGCTTCCAAGTTTTCGGAAAATGTTCGGAAAATGATCGTGGTGGGTGCCAACGCCTATGTTTTGCCGGatgaattgaaaatgtatgaGA agatCAGAAACATCGATTCTTGGTCGGCCCGAATGAAAGAACCTCTTTTGGCTATATACGGTGaagattattttagaaaaacctGGGCAGCCTGGATAGATTCAataacagaaatttataaaaaaaataatggtgATATTTGCAAAAATGACGTCGCCAGAATTAAGTGTCCGACTTTAATTGTCCATGGGAAGAAGGATGTTATGGTCGACTTTGAACACCCGTTTTATTTaaacaagcatataaaaaattcgca aaccaGGATTTTTGAACAAGGAGCTCACAATTTGCACTTGAGATACCCAGAGGAATTTAATAAATTGGCAACAGACTTTTTTATGGAGAAatccaagatttaa